In Nodosilinea sp. FACHB-141, the following proteins share a genomic window:
- a CDS encoding Uma2 family endonuclease — translation MTAYTIKLQPALTMTDEQFYQLCITNPDLKFERNAQGDLLIMSPTGGETGNRNVELATEFVLWNRQHRLGVVFDSSTGFKLPGGGDRSPDVAWVEQSRWDALNSEQRQKFPPIAPDFVLELLSPSDRLSVVQTKMQEYMASGVRLGWLINPSSRQVEVYQPEQVAELLNNPIHLSGEPVLPGFVLDMNLIW, via the coding sequence ATGACGGCTTACACCATTAAGCTCCAGCCTGCCCTAACCATGACCGATGAGCAGTTCTACCAACTGTGCATCACCAACCCCGACCTCAAGTTTGAGCGCAATGCCCAGGGAGATCTGCTGATCATGTCGCCAACGGGTGGAGAAACCGGCAACCGCAATGTAGAACTAGCCACAGAGTTTGTGCTGTGGAATCGTCAGCATCGGCTAGGAGTTGTCTTTGACTCATCCACCGGGTTTAAGCTGCCGGGAGGTGGCGATCGCTCGCCCGATGTCGCCTGGGTCGAGCAATCTCGCTGGGACGCCCTCAACTCTGAGCAAAGGCAAAAATTTCCACCCATCGCTCCCGACTTTGTGCTGGAGCTGCTGTCGCCCAGCGATCGCCTCTCAGTGGTGCAAACCAAAATGCAGGAATACATGGCTAGCGGCGTCCGGCTCGGCTGGCTGATTAACCCCAGCAGCAGACAGGTCGAAGTCTACCAACCGGAGCAAGTTGCCGAGTTGTTGAACAACCCAATCCACCTTTCAGGAGAACCCGTTCTGCCTGGCTTTGTGCTGGATATGAACTTAATCTGGTAA
- a CDS encoding tetratricopeptide repeat protein yields MTEDPRDRAKTQYAYGQAAFERGSYREAVEFFEEAVKLAKATTPLGGEIQTWLVNAYSAVGRQNDAIALCQALARHPDLETRKQGKNLLYILQAPQLQRPTNWMTEIPALDNLSQDGSQSSGGSGYSTAAKAAPRSRPKPEPVPLDPSQINTKDNGFLWAALVGVALVLGGLLWLS; encoded by the coding sequence ATGACCGAAGACCCACGCGATCGCGCCAAAACCCAGTACGCCTATGGCCAAGCTGCCTTTGAGCGGGGCAGCTACCGCGAGGCCGTGGAGTTTTTTGAGGAGGCCGTTAAGCTCGCTAAGGCCACCACACCCCTGGGCGGCGAAATTCAAACCTGGCTGGTGAATGCCTACAGTGCAGTGGGGCGACAGAACGATGCGATCGCCCTCTGCCAGGCCCTAGCTCGCCACCCCGACCTAGAGACCCGCAAGCAGGGCAAAAATCTTCTTTACATTCTGCAAGCGCCCCAGCTCCAGCGGCCGACGAACTGGATGACCGAAATTCCGGCTTTAGACAATTTGTCTCAAGATGGCTCCCAGAGTTCGGGCGGTTCGGGTTATTCAACAGCGGCAAAGGCGGCCCCGCGATCGCGTCCCAAGCCTGAGCCCGTTCCCCTTGACCCCAGCCAGATCAATACTAAAGACAACGGCTTTTTGTGGGCTGCGCTGGTGGGGGTTGCCCTAGTGCTAGGCGGGCTGCTCTGGTTGAGCTAG
- a CDS encoding putative selenate ABC transporter substrate-binding protein, with the protein MVSIRRSWIAGVSSLLLLLPLGACAPSEPRQGASGEDGAATEQSTLPLTAGAIPDQDPEVLQRLYTKLADYLEAELGVPVDYKPVTDYAAAVTAFKVGDLDLVWFGGLTGVQARLQVPGAEAIAQRDIDEQFHSVFIANTAAGLKEFSDIQDLTQIKGRTFTFGSESSTSGRLMPQHFMEEAGLDTAQDFKGEVGFSGNHDTTIKLVEAGTYEVGALNEQVWLDRVAEGAVDTTKVDVIWRTPPYFDYHWVISPEVDERYGDGFADKVQAALMALDPAVPEHKEILDLFGAERFIATDNDNYAEIEAVGRKIGKIQ; encoded by the coding sequence ATGGTAAGCATTCGTCGTTCATGGATTGCAGGGGTATCGAGCCTGCTGTTGCTCCTGCCTTTGGGAGCCTGTGCGCCCTCTGAGCCAAGGCAAGGGGCTTCCGGAGAAGACGGCGCTGCGACGGAGCAGAGCACCCTTCCCCTGACCGCCGGAGCTATTCCTGACCAAGATCCTGAGGTGCTTCAGCGGCTTTATACCAAGCTGGCCGACTACTTAGAGGCCGAGCTGGGTGTTCCCGTCGACTACAAGCCCGTGACTGACTACGCCGCCGCCGTTACGGCTTTTAAGGTCGGGGACCTCGATTTGGTCTGGTTCGGTGGCTTAACAGGGGTGCAGGCACGGTTACAGGTTCCGGGGGCTGAGGCGATCGCCCAGCGCGACATTGATGAACAGTTCCACAGCGTCTTTATCGCCAACACCGCCGCTGGCCTTAAAGAATTCTCGGACATCCAAGACCTGACCCAAATTAAGGGCCGCACCTTTACTTTTGGCAGCGAGTCTTCCACCTCTGGACGATTGATGCCCCAGCACTTTATGGAAGAGGCGGGCCTCGACACCGCCCAAGACTTCAAAGGGGAAGTGGGTTTCTCAGGCAACCACGACACCACCATTAAGCTGGTGGAGGCGGGCACCTATGAAGTGGGAGCCCTCAACGAGCAGGTGTGGCTCGATCGCGTCGCTGAAGGTGCAGTTGATACCACTAAAGTCGACGTCATTTGGCGCACTCCGCCCTACTTTGACTACCACTGGGTGATTAGCCCCGAGGTGGATGAGCGCTACGGCGACGGTTTTGCCGACAAGGTGCAGGCTGCCCTGATGGCCCTCGACCCCGCCGTGCCCGAACACAAGGAAATTCTCGATCTGTTTGGGGCTGAGCGCTTTATTGCCACCGACAACGACAACTACGCCGAGATCGAAGCGGTGGGCCGCAAGATCGGCAAGATTCAGTAG
- a CDS encoding phosphonate ABC transporter ATP-binding protein, with product MGAGPIFQLEGVSCRFGAVAALTDCSLAIAPGERVALIGPSGAGKSTLLSLLNGSQTPTTGRVVILGQDVNRLSPRKRRRIQRLVGTVYQQHHLVGNLAVVHNVNAGHLGRWPLLRALWSLVWPQQVQTAAQALAQVGIADKLYARTDRLSGGQQQRAALARVLVQDPAAILADEPISSVDPERSRALMDLLRQLSETTGKTLVISLHEVEFAVKYCDRVVGLRQGQILFDVPTTEVSETMLTDLYRL from the coding sequence ATGGGGGCGGGACCGATATTTCAGTTGGAGGGGGTGAGCTGTCGGTTTGGAGCGGTGGCGGCCCTCACTGATTGCAGCTTAGCAATCGCCCCCGGCGAACGGGTGGCGCTGATCGGCCCCAGCGGCGCAGGCAAAAGCACGTTGCTGAGTCTGCTCAACGGCAGTCAGACTCCCACTACCGGGCGAGTGGTGATTCTCGGGCAGGATGTCAATCGCCTCAGCCCCAGAAAGCGGCGGCGGATTCAGCGATTGGTAGGCACGGTTTATCAGCAGCACCACCTGGTGGGCAACCTAGCCGTGGTTCACAACGTCAATGCCGGTCACCTAGGGCGATGGCCGCTACTGAGGGCGCTGTGGTCACTGGTATGGCCCCAGCAGGTGCAGACTGCGGCCCAGGCGCTAGCCCAGGTGGGCATTGCCGACAAGCTCTACGCCCGCACCGATCGCCTCTCGGGCGGCCAGCAGCAGCGGGCGGCTCTAGCCCGGGTGCTGGTGCAAGACCCTGCTGCTATTCTGGCGGATGAGCCGATTTCAAGCGTGGATCCTGAGCGATCGCGCGCCCTGATGGATCTGCTGCGCCAGCTCAGCGAAACCACCGGCAAAACCCTGGTGATTAGCCTGCACGAGGTGGAATTTGCGGTGAAGTACTGCGATCGCGTTGTTGGCTTGCGCCAGGGCCAAATTCTGTTCGATGTCCCAACCACAGAAGTTAGCGAAACCATGCTGACTGACCTTTACCGCCTTTAG
- a CDS encoding endonuclease/exonuclease/phosphatase family protein produces MKIATWNLERALPESGRAERQRQWLSRIDADIWILTETHLGITPGADYYSVASSLPDRPGADGERWVQIWVKTGVLTPLETSDEARTAAALLTLPDSQQWVLYGTVLPWLGSGWRAHPASKGQAFAAALAAQQADWQKLRTIYPEAALLVAGDFNQDLDNLHYYGSRQNKQALRQALADVGLDCLTAGENDPVHQLICGQHSNIDHICLSQNLPGQFRSSFAWPPRLEDLRGLSDHFGVGVDIHV; encoded by the coding sequence ATGAAAATCGCCACTTGGAACCTTGAGCGCGCGCTACCTGAGTCGGGGCGGGCTGAACGCCAGCGACAATGGCTCAGCCGCATCGATGCCGACATTTGGATTTTGACCGAAACTCACCTGGGCATTACTCCAGGGGCAGATTACTACTCTGTGGCCAGCAGCCTGCCCGATCGCCCCGGAGCCGACGGTGAGCGCTGGGTGCAAATTTGGGTCAAGACCGGGGTGTTAACACCGTTAGAAACCTCTGATGAGGCTCGCACCGCCGCCGCCCTGCTGACGCTGCCCGACAGCCAGCAATGGGTGCTATACGGCACAGTGCTGCCGTGGTTAGGAAGCGGCTGGCGAGCCCACCCCGCCTCCAAAGGCCAAGCCTTTGCCGCTGCCTTAGCCGCACAGCAGGCCGACTGGCAAAAGCTGCGGACGATCTACCCAGAGGCAGCTTTGCTGGTCGCCGGCGACTTCAACCAAGATCTGGATAATCTGCACTACTATGGGTCACGCCAAAACAAGCAGGCCCTGCGACAGGCATTGGCCGATGTGGGGCTAGACTGCCTCACCGCTGGAGAAAACGACCCGGTGCATCAGTTGATCTGCGGGCAGCACTCCAACATTGACCACATCTGTTTATCCCAAAATTTGCCTGGGCAGTTTCGAAGTTCCTTTGCCTGGCCGCCACGCCTTGAGGATCTACGCGGTCTATCCGATCATTTTGGCGTTGGCGTAGACATTCATGTCTAG
- the surE gene encoding 5'/3'-nucleotidase SurE, giving the protein MTFVLTNDDGIDAPGIQALRNALANYPTWVVAPDQHLSGCSHQMNRGGPIAIDQRSDRAFAIGGTPADCTRVALSHLCPDATWVLSGINAGGNMGADIHLSGTVAAVREAALLRVPGVAISHYIENRRPVDWGLATRLTAQVVDVLMAETLPPGCFWNVNLPHLQPGDTDPEIVFCTLCTQPLPTEFKVDQGQFYYTGKYGDRRHDPDSDVAVCFGGNIAVTKICLW; this is encoded by the coding sequence ATGACCTTTGTGCTCACCAACGACGATGGCATTGATGCGCCGGGCATTCAGGCGCTACGAAATGCCTTGGCTAACTATCCTACCTGGGTGGTGGCTCCTGACCAGCATCTCTCGGGCTGTAGCCATCAGATGAACCGGGGCGGCCCAATCGCCATCGACCAGCGCAGCGATCGCGCCTTTGCCATTGGCGGCACCCCTGCCGATTGCACCCGCGTTGCCCTTAGCCACCTGTGCCCTGATGCCACCTGGGTGCTCTCGGGTATTAACGCTGGGGGCAATATGGGGGCCGATATTCACCTGTCAGGCACTGTGGCTGCGGTACGGGAGGCGGCGCTGCTGCGGGTGCCGGGGGTGGCGATTTCTCACTACATTGAGAATCGTCGTCCGGTGGATTGGGGGTTGGCGACTCGTCTGACCGCCCAGGTGGTCGATGTGCTGATGGCTGAGACACTGCCGCCGGGGTGCTTTTGGAACGTGAATTTACCCCACTTGCAGCCGGGTGATACCGACCCTGAGATTGTCTTTTGCACCCTCTGTACCCAGCCCCTGCCCACTGAGTTCAAGGTTGACCAAGGCCAGTTTTACTATACGGGCAAGTATGGCGATCGCCGCCACGACCCCGACTCAGACGTGGCTGTCTGCTTTGGCGGCAACATTGCCGTGACTAAAATTTGCCTGTGGTAG
- the hemB gene encoding porphobilinogen synthase, which yields MFPTHRPRRLRQHPQLRRMVQETLVTQADLIYPLFAVPGDQVAKEVSSMPGVYQLSIDKIVEEAKEVYDLGIPAIILFGIPDEKDTDATGAWHDCGIVQKATTAVKEAVPDLMVIVDTCLCEYTSHGHCGYLEVGDLSGRVLNDPTLELLKKTAVAQANAGADIIAPSGMMDGFVQAIRAGLDESGFEDLPILSYAAKYASAYYGPFRDAAESAPQFGDRRTYQMDPANGTEALKEIELDIAEGADMLMVKPALAYMDIIWRVKQATNLPVAAYNVSGEYAMVKAAALNGWIDEQKVVMETMTSFKRSGADLILTYHAKDVARWLG from the coding sequence ATGTTTCCCACCCATCGCCCTCGCCGTCTGCGCCAGCATCCGCAACTCCGCCGCATGGTGCAAGAGACCCTGGTGACCCAGGCTGACCTGATTTATCCGCTGTTTGCGGTACCGGGCGACCAGGTGGCGAAGGAAGTCTCGTCGATGCCGGGGGTCTACCAGCTTTCGATCGACAAGATCGTAGAAGAAGCCAAGGAAGTCTACGACCTGGGTATTCCCGCCATTATTCTGTTTGGCATTCCTGACGAGAAAGATACCGACGCCACCGGGGCCTGGCACGACTGCGGCATTGTGCAAAAGGCCACCACCGCCGTCAAAGAGGCGGTGCCCGACCTGATGGTGATTGTCGATACCTGCCTGTGCGAGTACACCTCCCATGGCCACTGCGGCTATTTAGAGGTGGGCGATCTCAGCGGCCGGGTGCTCAACGATCCCACCCTGGAATTGCTGAAGAAAACTGCCGTGGCCCAGGCCAACGCCGGGGCTGACATCATCGCGCCCTCGGGGATGATGGATGGCTTTGTGCAAGCGATTCGCGCTGGGCTCGACGAGAGCGGTTTTGAAGACCTGCCGATTCTCTCCTATGCAGCGAAATACGCCTCGGCCTACTACGGGCCGTTTCGCGATGCGGCGGAGAGTGCGCCCCAGTTTGGCGATCGCCGCACTTACCAGATGGACCCCGCCAACGGCACCGAAGCTCTGAAGGAAATTGAGCTCGACATCGCCGAAGGGGCCGACATGCTAATGGTGAAACCCGCCTTGGCCTACATGGATATTATCTGGCGGGTGAAGCAGGCCACCAACCTGCCGGTAGCCGCCTACAACGTGTCGGGCGAATACGCCATGGTCAAGGCCGCCGCCCTCAACGGCTGGATCGATGAGCAAAAAGTGGTGATGGAAACCATGACCAGCTTCAAGCGCTCCGGGGCTGACCTGATTTTGACCTACCACGCCAAAGATGTCGCCCGTTGGCTAGGTTAA
- the fba gene encoding class II fructose-bisphosphate aldolase (catalyzes the reversible aldol condensation of dihydroxyacetonephosphate and glyceraldehyde 3-phosphate in the Calvin cycle, glycolysis, and/or gluconeogenesis), translating into MALVSLRLLLDHAAENGYGIPAYNVNNLEQILAIMKAADDTDSPVILQASRGARSYAGENFLRHLVLAAVETYPHIPVVMHQDHGNSPATCYSALRNGFTSVMMDGSLEADAKTPASFEYNAAVTGEVVKVAHSIGCSVEGELGCLGSLETGAGEAEDGHGFEGTLSHDQLLTDPDEAVQFVEATQVDALAVAIGTSHGAYKFTRKPTGEILAISRIEEIHRRLPNTHLVMHGSSSVPQKWLDMINEYGGNIPETYGVPIEEIQKGIKSGVRKVNIDTDNRLAITAAIREAAFKDPANFDPRHFMKPSMKYMTEVCAERYDAFGTAGQASKIKQEPVEVYAAKYAKGELDAKVSTTAAV; encoded by the coding sequence ATGGCGCTTGTCTCACTGAGGCTACTGCTGGATCACGCGGCTGAGAATGGCTACGGCATTCCGGCTTACAACGTAAACAACCTGGAGCAAATTCTGGCCATCATGAAGGCGGCGGATGACACCGACAGCCCCGTGATTTTGCAGGCCTCTCGCGGTGCTCGTTCCTACGCTGGCGAAAACTTCCTGCGCCACCTGGTGCTCGCTGCGGTCGAAACCTACCCCCACATTCCCGTGGTGATGCACCAAGACCACGGCAACTCTCCTGCCACCTGCTACTCGGCGCTGCGCAACGGCTTCACCAGCGTCATGATGGACGGATCCCTGGAAGCTGACGCCAAAACCCCCGCCAGCTTTGAGTACAACGCTGCCGTTACCGGTGAAGTGGTGAAAGTAGCCCACTCCATCGGCTGTAGTGTAGAAGGCGAACTGGGCTGCCTCGGCTCCCTCGAAACCGGTGCTGGCGAAGCAGAAGACGGTCACGGCTTTGAGGGCACCCTCAGCCACGACCAGCTGCTCACCGACCCCGACGAAGCGGTTCAATTTGTAGAAGCCACCCAGGTAGATGCTTTGGCCGTGGCCATCGGCACCAGCCACGGTGCCTACAAGTTCACCCGCAAGCCCACCGGCGAAATCTTGGCTATCAGCCGCATCGAAGAAATTCACCGCCGCCTACCCAACACCCACCTAGTTATGCACGGGTCTTCCTCCGTGCCCCAGAAGTGGCTCGATATGATCAACGAGTACGGCGGGAATATTCCTGAGACCTATGGTGTGCCCATCGAAGAAATTCAGAAGGGCATCAAGAGCGGTGTGCGCAAGGTCAACATCGACACCGACAACCGTCTAGCCATCACCGCCGCCATCCGCGAAGCGGCCTTTAAGGATCCCGCTAACTTTGATCCTCGCCACTTCATGAAGCCCTCAATGAAGTACATGACTGAGGTCTGTGCTGAGCGCTATGACGCCTTTGGCACTGCCGGTCAGGCCAGCAAGATCAAGCAAGAGCCCGTGGAAGTTTACGCTGCTAAGTACGCCAAGGGCGAACTTGACGCTAAAGTTTCCACCACCGCTGCGGTCTAG
- a CDS encoding inositol monophosphatase family protein: MAPTTPRQILAALLPYLKTAGAYAQQVQAQIAAQPDKDGKGDNFFASALSDADLSIQTMMEVVLLGLFPSVRFYGEEHEQTYNTKYFRAIDLGPQGDYLITLDPIDGTQFYLDGHSNYQIILGILNADDYEAAIAITPSQDLYYYTLRGEGTFMGSLAQSLDDCTQIKVQSPKPAICLGWQMGDLVPYLSDRYRVYHTKTDYSKETQIPNFNGLLSSDLAGAVLAKGQFIDGAVLAFMAQEMGFIVTTFTGEPPPPLHTCSNYLRPGMVIGSSKAVHSDLLAAVTAARVVGS, from the coding sequence ATGGCCCCCACTACTCCCCGGCAAATTCTAGCCGCGCTGCTGCCCTATCTCAAAACCGCTGGGGCCTATGCCCAGCAGGTTCAGGCTCAAATTGCGGCTCAGCCCGACAAAGACGGCAAGGGCGACAACTTTTTTGCCTCGGCCCTCAGCGATGCGGATTTGTCGATTCAAACCATGATGGAGGTGGTGCTGCTGGGGCTGTTTCCCTCGGTGCGCTTCTACGGCGAAGAGCACGAGCAGACCTACAACACCAAATACTTTCGCGCCATTGACCTAGGGCCGCAGGGCGATTATCTAATCACCCTCGACCCCATCGACGGCACTCAGTTCTATTTAGATGGCCACTCAAACTACCAGATCATTCTGGGGATTCTCAACGCGGATGACTACGAAGCAGCGATCGCCATTACCCCTAGCCAAGACCTCTACTACTACACCCTACGAGGAGAGGGCACGTTTATGGGGAGTTTGGCACAGTCCCTCGACGATTGCACCCAGATCAAGGTGCAAAGCCCCAAGCCAGCTATCTGTCTGGGGTGGCAAATGGGAGATCTGGTGCCCTATTTGAGCGATCGCTACCGGGTCTACCACACCAAAACCGACTATTCCAAAGAGACCCAAATTCCCAACTTTAACGGCCTGCTCAGCAGCGATTTAGCCGGGGCCGTGCTGGCCAAAGGGCAGTTTATTGACGGAGCCGTGCTGGCCTTTATGGCCCAAGAAATGGGGTTTATTGTCACCACATTTACAGGCGAGCCGCCGCCGCCGTTGCACACTTGTAGCAACTACCTGAGACCGGGCATGGTGATCGGCAGTTCTAAAGCTGTGCATAGCGATCTGCTAGCCGCTGTCACCGCCGCTAGAGTAGTTGGCTCCTAA
- the hpsN gene encoding hormogonium polysaccharide biosynthesis glycosyltransferase HpsN yields MDWPTIAVIIPTYQREAVLCETLRSVLAQNYPAYEVVVVDQTQTHQPETQQQLQAWQNAGDITWYSVPWASLPAARNWGIERSHSDLVLFIDDDVVLPPGYLYAHARTFLERPEVGAVAGRVFDRMKLAEQTDLEIDYLPPQAMDPGIAWYHIDLVHTTQPQRVLTARGCNMSFRRELFDKHGLRFDERFYGSAVREESDFCLHTRATGYIIWYNPEAHLVHLGEETGGCHDITTRSLSYQMNFYHNHFLLALKNLTLGQNLRLYGRLFDCHVLGHPPCNKSGHPLKILSRGLFFGLGWFYTVYTLATTLGKHGRLYADME; encoded by the coding sequence ATGGATTGGCCCACCATTGCTGTAATTATTCCTACTTACCAGCGGGAGGCGGTACTGTGTGAGACGCTGCGTAGTGTGCTGGCTCAAAATTACCCGGCCTACGAAGTGGTGGTGGTAGACCAGACTCAAACCCACCAGCCGGAGACCCAGCAGCAGCTTCAGGCTTGGCAAAATGCGGGGGACATTACCTGGTACTCAGTGCCCTGGGCGAGTCTACCGGCGGCGCGAAATTGGGGCATAGAGCGATCGCATTCCGATCTCGTCCTCTTCATCGACGACGATGTGGTGCTGCCTCCGGGCTACCTCTACGCCCACGCCCGCACTTTTCTGGAGCGGCCAGAAGTTGGGGCGGTGGCCGGGCGCGTGTTTGACCGCATGAAGCTCGCAGAGCAGACGGATCTGGAAATCGACTACCTGCCTCCCCAGGCGATGGATCCAGGAATTGCCTGGTACCACATTGACCTAGTGCACACCACGCAGCCCCAGCGGGTGCTGACGGCACGGGGGTGCAACATGTCGTTTCGGCGAGAATTGTTTGACAAGCACGGCCTGCGCTTTGATGAGCGCTTCTACGGCAGTGCCGTGCGCGAGGAGTCTGACTTTTGCCTCCACACTCGCGCCACCGGCTACATCATTTGGTACAACCCGGAGGCGCACCTGGTGCACCTGGGAGAAGAGACAGGGGGCTGTCACGACATCACGACGCGATCGCTCAGCTACCAGATGAACTTTTACCACAACCATTTTCTGCTGGCGCTGAAAAATCTTACCCTGGGGCAAAACCTGCGTCTCTACGGCCGCCTGTTTGACTGCCACGTGCTGGGGCACCCCCCTTGCAATAAGAGCGGCCATCCGCTGAAGATTCTGAGCCGAGGGTTGTTTTTTGGGTTGGGCTGGTTCTATACGGTTTACACACTGGCCACTACTTTGGGCAAACACGGGCGACTTTATGCCGATATGGAGTAG
- a CDS encoding NAD(+) kinase: protein MPKVGIIYNDVKPVACQAALEWEEKLTRRGYTVSLATGMGGILGYSQPERPVCHTPLDSLVPPNFDADMSFAVVLGGDGTVLSACRQLAPIGVPLLTINTGHMGFLTEAYLNQLPQAIDQVLAGDYEVEERGMLAVRLFHESSLVWEALCLNEMVLHREPLTSMCHFEVAIGCHSPVDIAADGIIVSTPTGSTAYSLSAGGPVIAPGVSVTQLIPICPHSLASRGLVFPDHEQVVIRSANPDPLVLIVDGNAGCYVMTKDEVSTCRAPYSARFIRLKPPEFFTVLREKLGWGLPHIAKPTSVELP, encoded by the coding sequence GTGCCCAAGGTTGGCATTATCTACAACGACGTTAAGCCTGTGGCCTGCCAGGCCGCTCTCGAATGGGAGGAAAAACTGACTCGTCGAGGCTACACCGTCAGCCTGGCCACCGGCATGGGCGGCATTCTGGGCTATTCTCAGCCCGAGCGCCCCGTCTGCCATACTCCCCTTGACAGTCTAGTGCCGCCCAATTTCGATGCCGATATGAGTTTCGCGGTGGTGCTGGGGGGCGATGGCACGGTGCTATCGGCCTGTCGGCAACTGGCCCCCATCGGGGTGCCCCTGTTGACAATAAATACGGGCCACATGGGCTTTTTGACCGAGGCTTACCTGAATCAGTTGCCCCAGGCCATCGACCAGGTGCTGGCAGGCGACTACGAAGTCGAAGAGCGGGGCATGCTAGCGGTGCGCCTTTTCCACGAGTCTAGCCTTGTCTGGGAAGCCCTCTGCCTCAACGAGATGGTGCTGCACCGTGAGCCCCTGACCAGCATGTGTCATTTTGAAGTGGCGATCGGCTGCCATTCTCCGGTAGATATTGCGGCCGACGGCATCATTGTGTCGACACCCACTGGGTCTACAGCTTATTCGCTTTCGGCGGGGGGGCCAGTGATTGCCCCTGGGGTGTCGGTGACTCAGCTCATCCCTATTTGCCCGCACTCCCTGGCCTCTCGAGGGCTGGTATTTCCTGACCACGAGCAGGTAGTGATTCGTTCGGCTAACCCCGACCCTCTGGTGCTGATTGTGGACGGCAACGCGGGCTGCTACGTCATGACTAAAGACGAGGTGAGCACCTGCCGCGCTCCTTACTCAGCGCGGTTCATTCGGCTAAAACCGCCGGAGTTTTTTACCGTGCTGAGGGAAAAGCTGGGTTGGGGGCTGCCTCATATTGCTAAGCCAACGTCGGTAGAGCTGCCGTGA
- a CDS encoding DUF3146 family protein — translation MTRRPSETTAYVRITHQSWSQGRIEGEVRASTYEWQFQWRFRQGNLRVEPSLGRALICEPLSRFLERFDYQLEPGGDYSFTIRAKL, via the coding sequence GTGACCCGTCGCCCCTCTGAAACCACCGCCTACGTTCGCATTACCCACCAGTCGTGGAGCCAGGGCCGCATCGAAGGCGAAGTGCGGGCCAGCACCTACGAATGGCAATTTCAGTGGCGCTTTCGCCAGGGCAACCTTCGAGTAGAGCCATCCCTGGGGCGAGCGCTGATTTGCGAACCCCTCAGCCGCTTTCTGGAACGCTTCGACTACCAGCTCGAACCCGGCGGTGACTACTCGTTCACCATTCGGGCAAAGCTCTAG
- a CDS encoding Holliday junction resolvase RuvX produces the protein MILGFDPGRQKCGLAVMGLDRLLCYQQVVAADAVIDEITALRQRFPISTIVLGDQTASGNWKDTLSQLPDPPRIMLVDERYTTLEARDRYWQMYPPSGLAGIIPQSLRKISRPIDDIVAILLIERYLNRLTGE, from the coding sequence ATGATTTTAGGCTTTGACCCCGGACGGCAAAAATGTGGCTTGGCCGTCATGGGGCTAGACCGATTACTGTGCTATCAGCAGGTGGTTGCCGCCGATGCGGTGATCGATGAGATTACAGCCCTGCGCCAGCGATTTCCAATTTCAACCATCGTGCTGGGCGATCAGACTGCCTCGGGGAACTGGAAAGATACCCTCAGCCAGCTGCCTGACCCGCCTCGGATCATGTTGGTGGATGAACGATATACCACGCTGGAGGCGCGCGATCGCTACTGGCAGATGTATCCTCCATCGGGACTAGCAGGGATCATTCCCCAATCGCTGCGCAAAATTTCTCGTCCCATAGACGACATCGTGGCCATTTTGTTGATCGAGCGCTATCTGAACCGCCTGACAGGCGAGTAG